The Candidatus Methylacidiphilales bacterium genome has a window encoding:
- the carA gene encoding glutamine-hydrolyzing carbamoyl-phosphate synthase small subunit has product MSFTHNTMAKLIIDQNIIIECISFGAPVMALGELVFNTAMSGYQEVCTDPSYKGQFIVFSYPHIGNTGINLEDNESNIIHNSGLLVHKYTYQPSSWRCLTSLSSFLIKNSIPAVEGVDTRFLVKLIKTHGSLRACLDCRTNSDLDDAYDALRNYKGLSGLDLASQVTTKEKYYFNPESTNKKIIAVIDLGVKKSILHFLATLGFKVVCFPAKTTLDELLSNDPVGVVLSNGPGDPEPCNYVHPIVHYCVSHKLPLLGICLGFQIIALALGAKSKKMKYGHHGINHPILDLRTHQSVISSQNHSFEILETTLTSSLIATHRSLFDGSLQGFVSATAPLIAIQGHPEANPGPHDFKYIFNEFKSLIDKNAKTK; this is encoded by the coding sequence ATGAGTTTTACCCACAATACAATGGCAAAATTAATCATTGATCAGAATATTATCATAGAGTGCATCAGCTTTGGTGCTCCCGTGATGGCTCTAGGTGAATTAGTGTTTAATACAGCTATGAGCGGGTATCAAGAGGTTTGCACTGACCCATCATATAAGGGCCAGTTCATTGTATTTTCTTATCCCCATATTGGTAATACAGGTATTAATTTAGAAGATAATGAATCAAATATAATTCATAATAGCGGCTTGTTGGTACACAAGTACACATATCAACCTAGTAGTTGGAGATGTTTAACGAGCCTATCCTCTTTTCTTATCAAGAATTCCATTCCAGCTGTAGAAGGCGTAGATACCAGATTTTTAGTTAAATTAATTAAAACTCATGGTTCTTTAAGAGCTTGCTTGGACTGTCGTACTAATTCTGATTTAGACGACGCGTATGATGCGTTAAGGAATTATAAAGGATTATCAGGTTTAGATTTAGCTTCTCAAGTAACAACTAAGGAAAAATATTATTTTAACCCTGAGTCTACGAATAAAAAAATTATTGCTGTTATAGATTTGGGGGTCAAAAAATCAATATTACATTTTTTAGCAACTCTCGGATTCAAAGTAGTTTGTTTTCCTGCAAAAACAACATTAGATGAATTGCTTAGCAATGATCCAGTTGGGGTAGTTTTATCAAACGGACCCGGGGACCCAGAACCATGTAACTATGTTCATCCTATAGTGCATTATTGTGTCTCGCATAAATTACCCTTGCTTGGAATTTGTTTGGGTTTTCAGATTATTGCACTTGCATTAGGAGCTAAATCAAAAAAAATGAAATATGGACATCACGGTATTAACCATCCAATTTTAGATTTAAGAACTCACCAAAGTGTAATTTCGAGTCAAAATCATAGTTTTGAGATTCTGGAGACAACCCTCACATCATCGCTAATTGCAACTCACAGATCTTTGTTTGATGGCTCATTGCAAGGATTTGTTTCAGCTACAGCCCCTTTAATAGCTATCCAAGGTCACCCTGAAGCCAATCCAGGCCCCCATGATTTTAAATATATTTTTAATGAATTTAAGAGTTTAATTGACAAAAATGCCAAGACGAAATGA
- a CDS encoding serine/threonine-protein kinase, which produces MLKIPGYTTSGLLPNRSHGNIFLGTRNSDSLQIAIKCVERDELPNTRNDQGRLFHEVQMLILLEHSNIVKLYDYGVTKSVIFLVTEYLAKGDLKNFLHFNQVKYDPIIYLIQLVTALNYIHERGILHLDLNPTNIGLREDGSLCLFDFGISIERDNIKLRSKPGTVIGTPSYLAPEQIALLQCYDERTDIYSLGCVFYEIFTGKKLFNDLTIEEVLKTKLINSDDKFIDVQSPFDNFLQLCIAKNPDDRFENCKQILNWIDEFYPQYNGKINH; this is translated from the coding sequence ATGTTAAAGATACCTGGTTACACCACATCTGGACTACTGCCCAATCGTTCACATGGAAATATTTTTCTAGGCACTAGAAATTCAGACTCACTTCAAATTGCAATTAAATGTGTTGAGAGAGATGAATTACCTAATACTAGAAATGATCAGGGTCGTTTGTTTCATGAAGTCCAAATGTTGATTTTACTAGAACACAGCAATATAGTAAAGCTGTATGATTATGGAGTGACTAAAAGCGTTATATTTTTGGTTACAGAGTATCTAGCAAAAGGGGATCTGAAAAATTTCTTACATTTTAATCAGGTTAAGTATGATCCAATTATTTATTTGATCCAACTTGTCACGGCATTAAATTACATTCATGAAAGGGGTATTTTACACTTAGATTTAAATCCAACAAATATTGGCTTGCGTGAAGATGGATCACTTTGTTTGTTTGACTTTGGAATTTCAATTGAAAGAGATAATATAAAACTACGTTCCAAACCAGGTACTGTTATTGGAACTCCTAGTTATCTTGCCCCTGAACAGATAGCTTTATTGCAATGTTATGACGAGCGTACTGATATATATAGTTTGGGTTGCGTCTTTTATGAAATATTTACCGGTAAAAAATTATTTAACGATCTTACAATAGAAGAAGTATTAAAAACTAAGCTCATTAATAGTGATGACAAATTTATAGATGTCCAATCACCGTTTGATAATTTTCTGCAATTATGTATAGCTAAAAATCCAGATGATAGATTCGAAAATTGCAAACAAATATTAAACTGGATAGATGAGTTTTACCCACAATACAATGGCAAAATTAATCATTGA